One part of the Gossypium raimondii isolate GPD5lz chromosome 1, ASM2569854v1, whole genome shotgun sequence genome encodes these proteins:
- the LOC105786143 gene encoding phosphopantothenate--cysteine ligase 2, which translates to MDSAALHEEIDSFFESAPPLKDSAKITDKLNQFIQFDSPSGEFRGRRVVCVTSGGTTVPLEQRCVRYIDNFSSGNRGAASTEYFIKAGYKVIFLYRRGTCQPYCRSLPEDPLLECFELADDFNFQVRQSHSEAVKGAIRDHHAAVADGLLLKLPFATIFEYLQMLKIIASSMRTLGPHAMFYLAAAVSDFYVPWKSMVEHKIQSASGPLDMRLMQVPKMLSVLRTEWTPKAFCISFKLETDSKILLEKAIMALKKYKMHAVVANELLTRKEVVTVVTDNGNISVHRDKTWAGSDVEDPLIELLVNRHSTYIKDPST; encoded by the exons ATGGATTCTGCAGCTCTTCACGAGGAGATCGATTCGTTCTTCGAGTCAGCTCCTCCTCTCAAAGATTCCGCTAAAATCACTGACAAATTGAATCAGTTCATCCAATTTGATTCTCCTTCTG GAGAATTCAGAGGGAGGAGGGTTGTGTGCGTGACATCAGGCGGAACTACGGTTCCTCTGGAGCAGCGGTGTGTTCggtatattgataattttagttCAGGGAATAGAGGAGCGGCTTCTACAGA GTATTTTATTAAGGCTGGATATAAGGTTATCTTTTTGTATCGGAG GGGAACCTGCCAGCCGTATTGCAGGTCTCTTCCTGAGGATCCTTTGCTGGAATGCTTTGAGCTCGCTGATGATTTCAATTTTCAAG TGCGGCAATCACATTCTGAAGCAGTGAAGGGGGCCATTAGAGATCATCATGCT GCAGTAGCAGATGGTCTCCTTTTGAAGCTACCCTTTGCAACCATATTTGAGTATCTTCAG ATGTTAAAGATCATTGCCTCATCAATGAGAACCCTTGGACCTCATGCAATGTTTTATCTTGCTGCTGCTGTCTCTGATTTTTATGTTCCTTGGAAGAGCATG GTAGAGCACAAGATTCAGTCAGCATCTGGCCCTTTGGACATGCGACTTATGCAAGTGCCAAAGATGCTCTCAGTGTTAAGGACGGAATGGACTCCCAAGGCTTTCTGCATATCCTTCAAG CTTGAGACAGATTCAAAAATTCTCCTAGAGAAGGCCATTATGGCTCTGAAAAAGTACAAAATGCATGCAGTTGTAGCCAATGAGCTTTTGACCCGGAAAGAGGTGGTCACAGTTGTCACAGATAATGGAAATATTTCAGTTCACCGGGATAAGACTTGGGCTGGGTCTGATGTGGAGGATCCACTGATTGAACTCCTTGTGAACCGACACTCAACTTACATAAAAGATCCTAGCACTTGA
- the LOC105786140 gene encoding probable eukaryotic translation initiation factor 5-1: MALQNIGASNSDDAFYRYKMPKMITKIEGRGNGIKTNVVNMVEIAKALARPASYTTKYFGCELGAQSKFDEKTGTSHVNGAHDTAKLAGLLENFIKKYVQCYGCGNPETEIIITKMQMITLKCAACGFVSDVDMRDKLTTFILKNPPEAKKSTKDKKAMRRAEKERLKEGEAADEELKKIKKESKKKGSSTTSKVVASKGAVTKKKSKHSDEDHSPSQSQVDENEQVASNDDDDVQWQTDTSLAAAQQRIQEQLSAVTADMVMLSTNEEKKKSVKKTPEPDVKVHEKCFNTHEKLVNEIKEHLKKGSSPTQLKSFLGSLSGTSQEIMDALFTALFEDVGKGFAKEVTKKKNYLAAGAAAAAAANEEGCQMMLLHSMELFCGKASPEAAKEVALVIKVLYDDDILEEEFIMEWYQKGIAGSNKSSQIWKNVKPFIEWLQNAESETEEE, encoded by the coding sequence ATGGCTTTGCAAAATATTGGTGCTTCAAACAGTGATGATGCCTTTTATAGGTATAAGATGCCCAAAATGATAACTAAGATTGAAGGGAGAGGAAATGGCATCAAGACTAATGTAGTTAATATGGTTGAGATTGCAAAGGCTTTGGCTAGACCTGCTTCTTACACTACAAAGTATTTTGGTTGTGAACTGGGAGCTCAATCCAAGTTTGATGAGAAGACTGGAACTTCACACGTAAATGGGGCCCACGACACTGCCAAGCTTGCAGGGCTTCTTGAGAACTTCATTAAGAAGTATGTTCAATGCTATGGTTGTGGGAACCCTGAAACGGAGATAATTATTACCAAGATGCAGATGATTACCCTGAAATGTGCTGCATGTGGATTTGTTTCCGATGTTGACATGCGAGATAAGCTTACGACATTCATTCTTAAAAACCCACCTGAGGCAAAGAAGTCAACGAAAGACAAGAAAGCGATGAGGAGAGCTGAAAAGGAGAGACTCAAGGAGGGTGAGGCTGCTGATGAAGAGCTGAAGAAGATTAAAAAGGAGTCAAAAAAGAAAGGTTCCTCTACTACTTCAAAGGTTGTTGCTTCCAAGGGTGCAGTAACCAAGAAGAAAAGCAAGCATTCTGATGAGGATCATTCCCCTTCACAAAGCCAGGTTGATGAGAATGAACAGGTAGCCAGCAATGACGACGATGATGTCCAGTGGCAAACAGATACTTCACTGGCGGCTGCTCAACAAAGGATTCAAGAGCAGTTAAGTGCTGTTACTGCAGATATGGTGATGCTATCTACCaatgaagagaagaaaaagtCAGTGAAGAAGACTCCGGAGCCTGATGTCAAGGTACATGAGAAATGTTTCAATACCCACGAGAAACTTGTTAACGAGATAAAGGAACATCTCAAGAAAGGGTCTTCTCCAACTCAGCTTAAATCCTTCCTAGGTTCACTCTCTGGAACTTCCCAAGAAATCATGGATGCTCTTTTCACAGCACTCTTTGAGGATGTTGGGAAAGGGTTTGCTAAGGAAGTAACTAAAAAGAAGAACTACCTTGCAGCAGGGGCGGCGGCAGCAGCTGCAGCCAATGAAGAGGGATGCCAGATGATGCTTCTACATTCTATGGAGTTATTTTGTGGCAAGGCCAGCCCTGAGGCAGCAAAGGAGGTGGCTTTAGTTATTAAAGTATTGTATGATGATGACATATTGGAAGAAGAGTTCATCATGGAGTGGTACCAGAAAGGTATAGCTGGTAGTAATAAGAGCTCTCAGATATGGAAGAACGTCAAGCCCTTCATCGAGTGGCTCCAGAATGCTGAGTCTGAGACCGAGGAGGAGTGA